Sequence from the Helianthus annuus cultivar XRQ/B chromosome 13, HanXRQr2.0-SUNRISE, whole genome shotgun sequence genome:
AAAATTTAAGTTCTTGATCTTGAGTTACACCTTTTTCATCTTAAATGCATAAGCCCATTGTGAAAATTTAAGTTCTTGATCTTGAATCACATCTTTTTCATCTTTTTGCAACTTTTTTTAGTGAAAATTTAAGTTCATCTTGATCTTGACACACCCTTTCATCTTATCTTTTTCTAGTTTTGTAAATTTATAGTTAAAAAGTTTTTGTAGCTTCTTTtaagctatgcagttaatgcggtaaaatatcggatatcggtcaaggaccgatatttgagatataggttatttcggtgagatatcggtaattttaacaTAATGCAAAATTTacatatatagcaatttaacaataataattcagtgatatatcggttatatcggtcaattatcggtgatatatcggttatatcggtcaaatatcggtgagatatcggttatatcagtcaaatatcggtcaatatcgccgataatatcggtaccgatattctgaccgatatttgacaccgatattttactaggggaccgatataaccgatatctcaccgatatatcaccgatattaactgcatagctttTAAGTTACAAGTTCAAATTCTTGATCTTGAAACACACCCTTCATGAATCATGTTAAGTGCATCAATAAATATCAAAATTTGCACCATTGGGTGGTAATCTTTTTGAGGTTTAGTGGCTTTTTTAACTAAAAAGTTTACTCTTTGTACATAAAGATGTAGGGAAAAGCAAAGAAAAGAGGCATCAAGGCTGCAAGCCGTGAATAGGAAGTTATCCGCTATGAATAAGTTGTTAATGGAGGAAAACGATCGGTTGCAGAAGCAAGTTTCTAACTTGGTGTACGAAAACGGCTACTTTCGCCAGCAGACTCAAAACGTAACTAAATTCGCCTTTTATGTtacaaaatgtttttttttttaaatttttttttgttaacattTTCCGTTATGTTACGCAGATGGCGCTTGTCACGACAGACACGAGTTGCGAGTCTGTGGTGACGAGCGGTCAACACCACTTGAGCCCTCAACATCCACCAAGGGATGCTAGTCCTgcagggtaatttagtaattccGCCACCAATTTTTTACAAGATAAATTAtctttagagtaaactgccattttggtccctgtggtttggtcaattttgccactttagtccaaaactcaatttttttgcatctgggtccctgtggtttcagttttattgtcattttggtccaaaaataaaatcaggtcatatttgtcttataaaatcctgttattttgtcattttctgcagtggcaaatgatcatttcttttttataaataaataccatattttataagacaaatatgacctgatttactcctgaggaaaatgacaaaattgcaggattttatacgacaaatatgatctgatttcatttttggaccaaaatggcaataaaactgaaaccacagggacccagatgcaaaaagtttgagttttggactaaagtggcaaaagtgaccaaaccatagggaccaaaatgATAGTTTACTCTTATCTTTATGTTCTTGATTGATCACTAGTGACTACTTTACATGAATATAAAtttgaaaaatgtgtttttttaggCTTTTGTCCATTGCAGAGGAGACTTTAACAGAGTTTTTATCAAAGGCTACTGGGACTGCTGTGGAGTGGGTCCAAATGCCTGGGATGAAGGTTCTTTGCACTtactttattaaatattttaattGTGTTTAATCATTCCATTAACCTTTAATTAATATTATCTCTTGATTTAATTAGAATTCTTCATAAAGGAACCTGCTAACCTTCTTATTCACATTGGAATCTCATCATTTGAGTCACAATCCTCCACATTCAACCTTTTTATATAtacttttttggtttttttttttttttattgttcaTCTTTTTGATTTTATAGGCTGGTGGAAAcaatttatataatgttttttagGTGTTTAGATTCGGTTAATGTAGCACTAGAGGAAATGAAGATGTCAATGCGGGTCCCAACGCCCAATCCCATTTATCTCGTCGGCGACGGGACCCACAAAACCATTTTCTTTCGTTTCCCACCTTCTGCTCGCAATGTTCATTTCTCCTCGTGTCAAGAAAATATGATTCACTATCACatattttttagagtaaattacaaaaatcgtcctttatgtatgtcgcttattgcaaactgtgtcctttgtcttcaataattatagaaaacgtacttaatgtttgcaaactcttgcaagttatgtcctttagccctaactcagttaatttttatggttaaatctgaccaaatggaacccacatgagggtatttttgtggttaaatctgaccaaatgaacCCCACATGaaagtaaaatgaccaaaataccttcatgcggggtccatttggtcaggtttaaccacaaaaaattaactgagttagggctaaaggacataacttgcaagggtttgcaaacatcgagtacgttttctgtaattattgaagacaaaggacacagtttgcaataagcgacatacataaaggacgatttttgtaatttactccatTTTTTATAACGATATAACTCGGACCCTTAAAATATGTAAATAATCCAAAAGAGTGAGACACAAGTTTACTGAAGTATTTGTGTAATGTTTCTTTAGTGTTGTTATAATTTCTTTGTGTAACCAATTTTGCAGCCTGGTCCGGATTCCATTGGAATCATTGCTATTTCTCATGGTTGCACCGGTGTTGCATCACGTGCATGTGGTCTTGTCGGTCTCGAGCCTACAAGAGTAAGCCCTTTACCTTAACCATGTGTGATTTGTGAGACCTGCAGCCTGTAAATACTGATTTATAAGTTTCCATTTTAGGTTGTTGAAATCCTTAAAGATCGGCCTTCATGGTTTCGTGATTGCCGAGCTGTAGATGTCCTCAATGTGCTCACAACCGGAAATAATGGAACGATCGAGCTGCTTTACATGCAGGTTCGCACATGTACATTAACATGACTTTTGCACAAGTTTTGTACATGAAAATAATGGTTTGACTCTTGTTACATACCAAACGAGAGAACTCAACCTAAAAGACTAGTCTGGTGGGTGAGAGAGCCCATCtggtatataaaccccacatcagttgcccatacaaccgatgtgggacaagtctCATACCTTGCAATGGTATTAATCCATAACAACTCTTTTGTATGTCTATGTTTGTTTCTATAGCTTTATGCACCAACTACTTTAGCACCAGCGCGCGATTTTTGGTTACTGCGTTATACGTCTGCTTTGGAGGACGGTAGCCTAGTGGTAAGTGTGAACCagttttattttcttaatgtgtgtTTTATTTGTTGGTTTTTAAGGAAGTTTCGTATCTTCGATTTTGTTGGCATAAAGGTATGTGAAAGATCACTTAACAACACTCAAAATGGCCCTACTATGCCACCCGTGCCTCATTTCGTTAGAGCCAAAATTCTGCCGAGTGGGTACCTCATACGACCCTGCGATGGTGGCGGCTCGATTATTCACATAGTTGACCATGTTGACTTTGAGGTACAAGAAAGAAAATCAACTCTTAATCCGACAATAGCGCTTGTGTATTGTTTGTTATACTAATTTCCGACTTTATTACTTTCCATGTCATGTAGTCGATAAGCGTTCCAGAAGTTTTACGCCCTCTATACGAGTCATCAACGTTACTTGCTCAAAGAACGACACTTGCAGTATGACCATCTGTCCATCTCTTTAATATTCTTTTAAAAGCGTTTTTTCCTTaacattatttatttttatttttatttttttctaggCTTTTCGCCAGTTGAGGCAAATTTCACAAGAGATTTCTCAACCGATGGTCACTAGTTGGGGACGACGACCAGCTGCTCTTCGTGCACTAGGCCAAAGAATGAgcaggtttttttttattattatttaaaaaaaatgaaaagtgtGACATCAAACTATCAAAGTGATTGTCTCTTAAATATTAAAGTGATGAAACGTAACGTATGTTGTTTTTGCGCAGAGGTTTTAATGAAGCAATTAACGGTTTTAGCGATGAGGGTTGGACTATGATGGAAAGCGATGGAGTTGATGACGTCACCGTTCTCGTAAACTCGTCTCCCGATAAGGTGATGGGCGCAACTCCATTGTATGCTGATGGATTTCCGTCAATCAGCAATGCGGTTTTATGCGCCAAAGCTTCAATGCTCTTACAAGTAAGTTGGTCAAAGCTTCAAACACACTTGTAGTTGttacattttttaaaaaaaattattttaaaacAATAAATTCCATGGAAAAAGTTGAAAATATAAAATCACTTGTACCAAAATTttaatagagtttatgttaagtTTGAATATCAAAAGCGATACGTTTGAGTTTGACCACAAAAGTCAAATTTTGGCAGAATGTGCCGCCTGCGATACTAACAAGATTCTTGAGAGAACACCGGTCGGAATGGGCGGATAGCAGTATCGATGGTTACTCGGCTGCATCGGTTAAAggtggtccatgtggtttgccgCTAGCTAGAAGTGGCGGCTTTGGCGGTCAGGTTATCCTTCCACTAGCTCATACAATCGAGCACGAAGAGGTACGCTTTAAAACACTGGAACTTTATCGTACTTCATTCACGGATTATCAATTCGGTTATCTTCTTGAAGCAGTTTATGGAGGTTATTAAGCTTGAAAACATATCTCATTATCGGGCCGAAGACATGCTCATGCCCGGAGATATTTTCTTTTTGCAAGTAAGTAAATTTGTTATCGGATTACGATTATATAATCACAATCCAAACACCCCTAATCACTAAATGCGTTTGTTTTCCAGCTTTGTAGCGGAGTTGATGAAAACGCGATCGGcacttccgctgaacttattttTGCTCCGATCGACGCCTCTTTCACCGATGATGCTCCGCTCCTACCTTCCGGTTTTCGCATAATCCCGATCAATAATGTAATGGTCAAATGACTAATCTTCTAGTAGATTTGATTCTTTTATAGTCAACTAACATTTGGTTTCTTAATCATACATGATTCACACAGAATTCTCAGAACCCGACACGTGATCTTGCATCAACTCTCGAGGTGGGCCCACCGGGGAAACGAACACCAGCGGATTACCTCGGTCAAAGTGGGCCCACAAAATCCGTTATGACAATAGCTTTTCAATTTGCTTTTGAAATACATCTTCAAGAAAGCATAGCAGCCATGGCTAGACAGTATGTGCGTAACATCATATCATCTGTTCAACGAGTTGCATTAGCACTCTCACCGTCCCCGTTTGGCCCACGAAGCCTGCAAGCCCCATCTGGTACCCCTGAAGCCCAAATGTTAGCCCGTTGGATCTGTCAAAGCTTTCGGTAACTCTTTGCGACTTAACTTGTATTGTACCTAGTAATAATCAAAGTTTGATGATCAACTATTCTAATTTCTTTTTGTGTAGTTGCTTTCTTGGTGAAGATCTTTTCAAAACCGTTGATGAACGTAATGATTCGCTGCTTAAAACACTTTGGCATCATTCGGATGCCATAATGTGTTGTTCTTTAAAGGTAAtgctttttatatatatatataggggatggatcatgagaaaactagtttaaatgagaaaaccaaaaaactaactaaaaaaacctaaaaaaaaccaatttttttttttacaatattttaaataaaagtcgctactttttatgtatggaaaaaaattttcaaaaaaaaaaaaattgttgtactgcacatgtgcactaatacggaaagcctaaaccacttaacccacccccccaccgacaccccccaaaaacctaaacccccccaccccccaccccccacccaaaaaaacctaaattcaccctcccaccaaaagcctaacccccccccaccccccccccccccccccacccccaaaaaaaaaaaaaaaaaacctaaaccccccctccccccacacccaaaaacctaatcctaatcctaaaccttcaaaaaaaactaaccctaaaagctaaactagactcaaaaagctaattttaagcatgtaatgcaattgtagtacatgttatattgcacatgtgcactactataataatagtgttgaaaataagacgacaccataaatctttttttatgtcataaaaaatatgctcgaatatacttgaatgaaagataagaaaatttgtgatcttatggtgccatttttgttttaaaatgataacgtatggagaaatgggaaatgtttgaaaagttatatatttttttttccaattttacccctccttcattaaaagtccccccctccttcattaaaagtctcccttcccctcctttttagtggattttagttaattttctagttttctcatttatatctagttttctcatgatcctctccctatatatatatatatatatatatatatatatatatatatacacgcacacacacacatatatacattatgtATCATGGTTTTATATTGAAACATTTGTGTTTCTAAAAGTCAAAATGTTATGATTTTGCAGGCGTTGCCGGATTTCACCTTTGCGAATCAAGCGGGGTTAGATATGCTTGAAACGACATTAGTTTCACTTCAAGACATTA
This genomic interval carries:
- the LOC110898490 gene encoding homeobox-leucine zipper protein ATHB-8 isoform X1, producing MMAVSSGCKGDSMGMDNGKYVRYTPEQVEALERLYHDCPKPSSLRRQQLIRECPILSNIEPKQIKVWFQNRRCREKQRKEASRLQAVNRKLSAMNKLLMEENDRLQKQVSNLVYENGYFRQQTQNMALVTTDTSCESVVTSGQHHLSPQHPPRDASPAGLLSIAEETLTEFLSKATGTAVEWVQMPGMKPGPDSIGIIAISHGCTGVASRACGLVGLEPTRVVEILKDRPSWFRDCRAVDVLNVLTTGNNGTIELLYMQLYAPTTLAPARDFWLLRYTSALEDGSLVVCERSLNNTQNGPTMPPVPHFVRAKILPSGYLIRPCDGGGSIIHIVDHVDFESISVPEVLRPLYESSTLLAQRTTLAAFRQLRQISQEISQPMVTSWGRRPAALRALGQRMSRGFNEAINGFSDEGWTMMESDGVDDVTVLVNSSPDKVMGATPLYADGFPSISNAVLCAKASMLLQNVPPAILTRFLREHRSEWADSSIDGYSAASVKGGPCGLPLARSGGFGGQVILPLAHTIEHEEFMEVIKLENISHYRAEDMLMPGDIFFLQLCSGVDENAIGTSAELIFAPIDASFTDDAPLLPSGFRIIPINNNSQNPTRDLASTLEVGPPGKRTPADYLGQSGPTKSVMTIAFQFAFEIHLQESIAAMARQYVRNIISSVQRVALALSPSPFGPRSLQAPSGTPEAQMLARWICQSFRCFLGEDLFKTVDERNDSLLKTLWHHSDAIMCCSLKALPDFTFANQAGLDMLETTLVSLQDITLDKIFDRGGRTSVCSELPQILQQGFACLPGGVCLTSMGRPVSYERAVAWKVLNDEESPHCIAFVFVNWSFV
- the LOC110898490 gene encoding homeobox-leucine zipper protein ATHB-8 isoform X2, yielding MMAVSSGCKGDSMGMDNGKYVRYTPEQVEALERLYHDCPKPSSLRRQQLIRECPILSNIEPKQIKVWFQNRRCREKQRKEASRLQAVNRKLSAMNKLLMEENDRLQKQVSNLVYENGYFRQQTQNPGPDSIGIIAISHGCTGVASRACGLVGLEPTRVVEILKDRPSWFRDCRAVDVLNVLTTGNNGTIELLYMQLYAPTTLAPARDFWLLRYTSALEDGSLVVCERSLNNTQNGPTMPPVPHFVRAKILPSGYLIRPCDGGGSIIHIVDHVDFESISVPEVLRPLYESSTLLAQRTTLAAFRQLRQISQEISQPMVTSWGRRPAALRALGQRMSRGFNEAINGFSDEGWTMMESDGVDDVTVLVNSSPDKVMGATPLYADGFPSISNAVLCAKASMLLQNVPPAILTRFLREHRSEWADSSIDGYSAASVKGGPCGLPLARSGGFGGQVILPLAHTIEHEEFMEVIKLENISHYRAEDMLMPGDIFFLQLCSGVDENAIGTSAELIFAPIDASFTDDAPLLPSGFRIIPINNNSQNPTRDLASTLEVGPPGKRTPADYLGQSGPTKSVMTIAFQFAFEIHLQESIAAMARQYVRNIISSVQRVALALSPSPFGPRSLQAPSGTPEAQMLARWICQSFRCFLGEDLFKTVDERNDSLLKTLWHHSDAIMCCSLKALPDFTFANQAGLDMLETTLVSLQDITLDKIFDRGGRTSVCSELPQILQQGFACLPGGVCLTSMGRPVSYERAVAWKVLNDEESPHCIAFVFVNWSFV